Proteins from one Juglans microcarpa x Juglans regia isolate MS1-56 chromosome 1S, Jm3101_v1.0, whole genome shotgun sequence genomic window:
- the LOC121246750 gene encoding chromatin structure-remodeling complex protein SYD isoform X5 — protein sequence MAASHNVEMEAAKFLQKLIQESKDEPAKLATKLYVILQHMKSSGKEHSMPYQVISRAMETVIDQHGLDIEALKLSRLPLTSGNQMGDSTSAQFAGSSQPGGVAKDSKVGLAENEMSKVDPFTSNRPPVGPSSAGHDYYQGSVAHRNSQSFDHESPCSLDSRSANSKSQERQQRDGKKVTTKRKRGDTSLQVEQNIDNKLDTRNAVVNPRKGKMNKVEPPASLSVKGGENTNFNVVPSSGQMEHFASLSGNMRPTLRAKQEGQHMIEKQMESANISNSMRFSSNVAPGNMTAEIPTQQSTAPSLGTSAFGKVQGGMPVASSSYPAVDPGFSSPMQFSGSLGPGVGSSNISVDANKSGRQNSVSEMSMLRGGATRDTGKAPLPHAPMASGMPFREQQLKQLRAQCLVFLAFRNGLLPKKLHLEIALGNFFPKEGGNTDGPCKELIDHKGKAQSLNEPSSNPDVMMPFVRLNTARETDIIPPVASSTGRLMEADSFPKEGESLKVSEDKNGPTSDISVLAEEKKHVIVARKPEAVTHSQEIAASQAYLSMGSQHPDSFDMRGAFAVSNPVEDVEIGHQQVGRANLAASTMGINKHMNPEISSWTGIGIHNEVSRGPLLAPSPQYESMPERKDGVDNDHQTAIQMKDANVMSKKQDEEDQSVFADMSPSPKYTMSEKWIMDQQKKKLLVEQSWALKQQKAKQRIATCFHKLKENVSSSEDISAKTKSVIELKKLQLLDLQRRLRRDFLNDFFKPITTEMDRLKSCKKHKHGRRIKQIEKFEQKMKEERQKRIRERQKEFFSEIEVHKERLDDVFKIRRERWKGFNKYAKEFHKRKERIHREKIDRIQREKINLLKINDVEGYLRMVQDAKSDRVKQLLKETEKYLQKLGSKLQEAKSVAGRFEHDMDEIGTASVVEKSESIFENEDESDQAKHYMESNEKYYLMAHSIKENIAEQPSSLLGGKLREYQMNGLRWLVSLYNNHLNGILADEMGLGKTVQVISLICYLMETKNDRGPFLVVVPSSVLPGWESEINFWAPGVLKIVYAGPPEERRRLFKEKIFHRKFNVLLTTYEYLMNKHDRPKLSKIDWHYIIIDEGHRIKNASCKLNAELKHYQSSHRLLLTGTPLQNNLEELWALLNFLLPNIFNSSEDFSQWFNKPFQSNGDNSPDEALLSEEENLLIINRLHQVLRPFVLRRLKHKVENQLPEKVERLIRCEASAYQKLLMKRVEENLGSIGASKARTVHNSVMELRNICNHPYLSQLHAEEVDNLIPQHYLPPIIRLCGKLEMLDRLLPKLKATDHRVLFFSTMTRLLDVMEEYLNLKQYRYLRLDGHTSGGDRGALIDLFNRQDSPFFIFLLSIRAGGVGVNLQAADTVIIFDTDWNPQVDLQAQARAHRIGQKREVLVLRFETVQTVEEQVRAAAEHKLGVANQSITAGFFDNNTSAEDRREYLESLLRECKKEEAAPVLDDDALNDIIARSESEIDVFESVDKQRREQEMATWKKLVCGQGMDASDPLPLPPARLVTDDDLKEFCEAMKIFEVPQAGVVSNVGVKRKSGYLGGLDTQHYGRGKRAREVRSYEEQWTEEEFEKICKVDSPESPKPNEEGMQTKFAIDSSRSVGAVISFEPHAPTPLPPPPPSGEPPILQQSKEVTLPSKRGRGRPKRATLDKSPVAMVPLAPPGPVEMTNTISGSDLLPGSTIGEGTSGTMHHIGVGITPSSQPATVLPPVTPGSEPTVASPSVSIQVKGQGRKTQSGVETPRRRGKKPGLVTPAVPDGLVGPDPRLNEQSQIQALNPSGSQAIAMSGNISDHTSDSLPGSAALTCSAGTDQHSDVGIALNSQAIPPLPSASLVSQSTPPCPSVPMQIRAQSQKTPSGVGVPRRRGRKPAMVSPAVSGVLAGQDSKPNAHSQDKSGYSELIKKENNAHETTTVVQEQTCHPPDGVSGQDKKLIEQLDNFAQAKQITGSSTMQENAARLPGNASGKTQNTGVCEKQPVPVEVLSENVLSKPKLSELWNSPGGVVPSVTLSSNTVVETIKSYSSEDKSHPVVSASNAAAPVFGLPADSFSSSPSMEGLSMTVPNVAAKIAPNPESTASYAYVAPASQSIPPCPSEPMQNKRQGRKTPARVEATRRRGKKHSLAAPAVPDGSLSQDQKSSLQSQNRSGDSMGTKAISLRGKQGTDVQEPSVVIQAPACEVHSPGGLTVHDPKRKERSANATPNKQPTSSSAKLDSGSGTSDKTSALGRIQTANVNDVARVMKEVFSGTCSPKTRIVESFGSEGRDPPKLAVSSKTSVEVTKIERSEDKACSALPTMEKTPPAFVEEQLATKGEGKVDEDKASVVSESLVPMTNGDQPQNNYASVSIGEVEDSGQLSNENSTSPNKTESICAAPLNAGQKNVDACPRTPQDSDLPGFSTGASSDQVYSSSICPVEVEPPVAFDNDSTEKPGSSDDINCPEGLGVLGKSDDVGDHLRGTSPILETPDNSGLVVAADVVETEIDSGNKTESAVEESSPCDVRSIEYTTSPITADDIGDHSSVVEHPGVTKGNSENNVDPSPKESPKSSPLDIKSLQGSTQLPLSREYSDVNNFNVSVSDKFNLPSVEAKATECSGGAIVEGLELPQKDINAGDVQEPVGTASGYGTPKSDQTPSDKGQTGVPCGVGEEGEVRLETVHSVVASANANDAPLLPEIQSSGADCAGICNMEVDLTEGLSEQDPISTLALPEDSECPEAEMSDATDASQVCEIFPERNISGNSDLPSSFLVTEGKEVDTYMSPLGSSFAVEDSKRSKPTMDDQMNVPLVCGTAPVSILEDMDLPQCSSATEGKNTESSSEKGPVGSIMAMEESIVSKPERDDQTDAFLDHEPVAGNVLESVDLPICPSAAESENVDGLSEMGPVGSSETVNVSKELEAEEAQQIDVSEHSGLLLASISEHVILPSVPLEEEDKKISFDKDPVTSSVPLEESDGSEAEMGDQMEASQACLIVPENTVSENMDLPSSSLRTEKEETEGLTEKGPVSSLEESFCPEAEMCGRDGASQVCGTLPQENISENIDLPSSTMVEEKKVEDSNMRSVGRSAALEEKKVEDSNMCSVGSSAALEESKGYKAEMDDQIMVSQDCGIVPGKASENMDLPHSPSATEVGNIEGLSEKGPVGSLVAGEESNDRMNVSQVPGIVHGENISEDNNLASFSKVTEEEKVEDSSDMAPVASSVAQEETNRSEAQVCEIVQGENMSEDIHLPSSSMVRERENIENSETAPFSRSVGVEESKLSEAVVCGLVPENVSRNLDLPQSISAAEGENTEDLSEKGPIGSLVATGEKNDSKLDMVDEMDASPVDETVPENVSKNLGLPQSIAAAEGEDNEGLSEKGPIGSLVATEETNDSKPDAVDEMDASPVDETVPENVSKNLGLSQSIAAAEGEDNEGLSEKGPIGSLVATEETSDSKPDAVDEMDASPVDKTVSGNVLKNLGLSQSIAAAEGENNEGLSEKGPIGSLVATEETNDSKPDAVDEMDASPVHKTVPDNVSANMDLPVCSSAAESEKVENSSEKAPADSSEEVDKSKFSKADGV from the exons ATGGCAGCTTCACATAATGTCGAGATGGAGGCTGCCAAGTTTCTTCAGAAACTTATTCAAGAATCTAAAGATGAACCTGCAAAATTGGCTACAAAACTTTATGTG ATATTGCAACATATGAAATCTAGTGGCAAGGAACATTCAATGCCATATCAAGTAATATCAAG ggccATGGAGACTGTTATTGATCAACATGGCCTTGACATTGAAGCTTTGAAGCTATCACGCCTTCCTTTGACCAGTGGTAATCAAATGGGTGATTCAACATCTGCTCAGTTTGCTG GGTCATCACAACCAGGCGGGGTTGCAAAAGATTCAAAAGTGGGCTTGGCCGAAAATGAGATGTCTAAAGTTGACCCATTTACTTCAAACAGGCCACCTGTTGGCCCAAGCAGTGCAGGACATGATTATTATCAAGGATCTGTGGCTCATCGGAATAGTCAGTCTTTTGATCATGAAAGCCCATGTAGTTTGGATTCTAGGTCTGCCAACTCAAAATCACAAGAAAGGCAGCAGAGAGATGGTAAAAAAGTCACCACAAAGAGGAAGAGGGGAGATACATCATTACAAGTGGAACAGAATATTGATAACAAACTTGATACTCGAAATGCTGTTGTCAATCCAAGGAAGGGGAAGATGAACAAGGTTGAACCACCTGCGAGTCTTTCAGTTAAAGGGGGTGAGAATACCAACTTTAATGTGGTTCCAAGTAGTGGCCAAATGGAACATTTTGCATCTTTGTCTGGTAACATGAGACCAACGCTTAGAGCCAAGCAAGAGGGCCAGCATATGATAGAAAAGCAGATGGAGTCGGCAAATATAAGCAATTCAATGCGGTTTTCTTCTAATGTTGCTCCTGGTAATATGACAGCAGAGATTCCGACACAGCAGTCAACAGCTCCGTCTCTTGGAACAA GTGCTTTTGGAAAGGTTCAGGGAGGGATGCCTGTTGCCTCTAGCTCTTATCCGGCAGTAGACCCAGGATTCTCAAGTCCAATGCAATTCAGTGGTTCTTTGGGGCCTGGAGTAGGAAGTTCTAACATATCAGTCGATGCGAACAAG AGTGGCAGGCAAAACAGTGTTTCTGAAATGAGTATGCTTAGGGGTGGGGCTACTAGAGATACAGGGAAAGCTCCACTTCCCCATGCTCCCATGGCCTCTGGCATGCCTTTCAGAGAACAACAGTTGAAACAGCTTAGAGCCCAGTGCCTTGTCTTTTTAGCATTCAG AAATGGTTTGTTGCCAAAGAAGCTGCATCTTGAAATTGCACTTGGAAATTTCTTCCCTAAAGAAG GTGGCAATACAGATGGACCTTGCAAGGAGCTGATTGACCATAAAGGGAAAGCTCAGTCTTTGAATGAGCCAAGTAGCAATCCTGATGTTATGATGCCGTTTGTAAGGCTCAACACAGCAAGGGAAACTGATATAATCCCTCCAGTTGCCTCATCTACTGGAAGACTCATGGAGGCTGACTCCTTCCCAAAAGAAGGTGAGAGTCTAAAAGTGTCAGAGGACAAAAATGGTCCAACTTCTGACATTTCTGTACTTGCAGAGGAAAAGAAACATGTTATAGTTGCGAGAAAACCTGAGGCTGTAACACATAGTCAGGAAATAGCAGCTTCACAGGCATATCTAAGCATGGGATCACAGCACCCAGATTCTTTCGATATGAGGGGGGCATTTGCTGTTAGTAATCCTGTGGAAGATGTTGAGATTGGCCATCAGCAAGTTGGAAGAGCTAACCTAGCTGCTTCTACAATGGGCATCAATAAGCATATGAACCCAGAGATAAGTAGCTGGACTGGAATTGGCATTCATAATGAAGTTTCTAGAGGTCCCTTACTGGCCCCTTCTCCTCAGTATGAATCCATGCCAGAAAGAAAAGATG GAGTTGACAACGATCATCAAACTGCAATTCAAATGAAGGATGCCAATGTGATGTCAAAAA AACAAGATGAGGAAGATCAGTCAGTATTTGCTGATATGTCACCTTCTCCGAAGTACACCATGTCAGAAAAATGGATTATGGATCAGCAGAAAAAGAAACTCCTAGTTGAGCAAAGTTGGGCACTGAAACAGCAAAAGGCAAAGCAAAGAATTGCCActtgttttcacaaattaaag GAAAACGTGAGCTCATCTGAAGATATATCTGCAAAAACCAAAAGTGTCATAGAACTGAAAAAACTGCAACTGCTGGATCTTCAACGCCGTCTCAGGAG GGATTTTCTGAATGATTTCTTCAAACCAATTACAACTGAAATGGATCGCTTGAAATCGTGTAAGAAACATAAACATGGTAGGAGgataaaacaaattgaaaagtttGAGCAGAAAATGAAGGAAGAGCGACAAAAGAGAATTCGTGAGAGGCAAAAGGAGTTCTTCAGTGAGATTGAAGTTCACAA GGAAAGACTCGATGATGTATTCAAAATTAGGAGAGAACGTTGGAAAGGTTTTAATAAGTATGCGAAGGAGTTCCATAAAAGAAAGGAACGCATTCATCGGGAAAAGATTGATAGAATCCAGCGTGAAAAGATTAACTTATTGAAGATCAATGATGTGGAGGGTTATCTGCGAATGGTGCAG GATGCCAAATCAGATCGTGTTAAGCAACTTCTCAAGGAGACGGAGAAGTATCTTCAAAAGCTTGGATCCAAGCTGCAGGAGGCTAAGTCTGTGGCAGGACGCTTTGAGCATGATATGGATGAGATAGGAACTGCAAGTGTTGTTGAGAAGAGtgaaagtatttttgaaaatgaagacGAAAGTGATCAAGCAAAG CATTATATGGAAAGCAATGAGAAGTACTATTTGATGGCTCATAG TATAAAAGAGAACATTGCCGAGCAGCCATCTTCCCTTCTGGGAGGAAAACTGAGGGA GTATCAAATGAATGGACTAAGGTGGTTGGTTTCACTTTACAACAACCATTTGAATGGAATTCTTGCTGATGAAATGGGCCTCGGTAAAACTGTTCAG GTTATTTCTCTAATATGTTACCTCATGGAAACCAAAAATGATAGAGGGCCTTTTCTTGTGGTGGTTCCTTCTTCAGTTCTACCTGGATGGGAGTCAGAAATCAACTTCTGGGCCCCTGGTGTACTCAAAATCGTCTATGCTGGGCCTCCTGAGGAGCGGCGTAGACTATTTAA GGAAAAAATTTTTCATCGGAAATTCAATGTCCTTTTGACAACATATGAGTATCTGATGAATAAGCATGATAGACCAAAACTAAGTAAAATAGATTGgcattatattataattgatgaGGGTCACCGCATAAAGAATGCTTCTTGTAAATTGAATGCTGAATTGAAGCACTATCAGAGCTCTCACCGATTGCTGTTAACTGGAACTCCACTACAG AACAATCTTGAGGAATTGTGGGCACTACTTAATTTCTTGTTGcctaatatttttaattcttcgGAGGACTTTTCTCAATGGTTCAACAAACCGTTTCAGAGTAATGGTGATAATTCGCCTGATGAA GCCTTACTGTCTGAGGAGGAGAATCTTTTGATCATAAACCGACTTCACCAAGTACTTCGGCCATTTGTACTTCGGAGGCTGAAACACAAG GTTGAAAATCAGCTGCCTGAAAAGGTTGAGAGACTTATAAGATGTGAGGCCTCTGCATATCAGAAGCTTTTGATGAAGAGAGTCGAAGAAAATCTTGGTTCTATTGGAGCTTCAAAG GCTCGAACTGTCCACAACTCTGTTATGGAGCTCCGCAATATATGCAATCATCCATATCTCAGTCAGCTTCATGCAGAGGAG GTTGATAATTTAATACCTCAGCATTATCTGCCACCGATTATTAGACTGTGTGGGAAGCTTGAGATGCTTGATCGGTTACTACCCAAACTTAAAGCAACAGATCATCGG gttcttttcttttccacaaTGACTAGGCTGCTTGATGTCATGGAGGAATATCTTAATTTGAAACAATATCGGTACCTTCGATTGGATGGGCATACATCTGGGGGTGATCGCGGTGCCCTTATAGATCTGTTCAACCGACAGGATTcgcccttttttatttttctgctcaG TATTCGAGCTGGTGGTGTTGGAGTGAATCTTCAAGCTGCTGATACTGTGATTATATTCGACACCGACTGGAATCCACAG GTTGATCTGCAAGCGCAGGCAAGGGCTCATAGAATTGGCCAGAAGAGAGAGGTGCTTGTTCTTCGATTTGAAACT gTCCAAACCGTTGAAGAACAAGTAAGAGCTGCAGCTGAGCACAAACTGGGAGTTGCGAATCAAAGCATTACTGCTGGTTTCTTTGACAATAATACAAG TGCTGAAGATCGGAGAGAGTACTTGGAGTCCCTCCTGCGGGAGTGTAAGAAAGAGGAAGCTGCACCTGTACTAGATGATGATGCCCTAAATGATATCATAGCCCGCAG TGAATCAGAGATTGATGTATTTGAATCAGTTGACAAACAAAGGCGGGAGCAAGAGAtg GCGACATGGAAGAAATTGGTATGTGGACAGGGGATGGATGCTTCTGATCCTTTACCTCTCCCACCTGCTCGCCTTGTTACAGATGACGACTTGAAAGAATTTTGTGAAGCAATGAAGATATTTGAAGTGCCACAGGCTGGGGTAGTATCTAACGTCGGGGTAAAGCGGAAGAGTGGTTATCTTGGAGGCCTTGATACTCAACATTATGGACGGGGCAAACGGGCTAGAGAG GTGCGTTCTTATGAAGAGCAATGGACTGAAGAGGAATTTGAGAAGATTTGTAAGGTCGACTCCCCTGAATCTCCCAAACCAAACGAAGAAGGGATGCAGACAAAGTTTGCAATAGATTCTAGTAGGTCTGTGGGGGCTGTTATTAGCTTTGAACCTCATGCTCCAACCCCACTGCCCCCCCCACCACCATCTGGGGAGCCTCCCATTTTGCAGCAGAGCAAAGAGGTAACACTGCCTTCAAAACGGGGCCGAGGAAGGCCGAAAAGAGCAACATTGGATAAGTCGCCAGTTGCCATGGTTCCTTTAGCACCTCCTGGGCCTGTCGAAATGACGAATACAATATCTGGTTCTGATTTGTTACCTGGTTCTACTATAGGGGAGGGTACAAGTGGAACCATGCATCATATTGGTGTAGGGATTACACCTAGCTCTCAGCCTGCCACTGTTTTACCTCCTGTTACTCCTGGCTCTGAACCAACTGTTGCTTCCCCTTCTGTATCCATTCAAGTAAAAGGACAAGGTCGGAAAACTCAAAGTGGAGTCGAAACCCCCCGGCGTAGGGGAAAGAAACCAGGGCTGGTAACACCTGCTGTGCCTGATGGTTTAGTTGGTCCTGATCCAAGACTAAATGAGCAATCACAAATTCAAGCCCTAAATCCATCTGGGAGTCAAGCCATTGCCATGAGTGGAAATATATCTGACCATACTTCAGATTCTTTGCCTGGTTCTGCTGCCTTAACATGTTCCGCTGGAACTGATCAGCATTCTGATGTGGGGATTGCTTTGAATTCTCAGGCAATCCCCCCTTTGCCTTCTGCTTCTTTGGTTTCTCAATCCACCCCACCTTGTCCTTCTGTACCCATGCAAATTAGAGCTCAAAGCCAAAAGACGCCAAGTGGAGTAGGAGTGCCTCGGCGTAGGGGGAGGAAACCGGCAATGGTTTCACCTGCAGTTTCAGGTGTGTTGGCTGGCCAGGATTCAAAACCAAATGCACATTCACAGGATAAATCTGGTTATTCAGAGCTTATTAAGAAAGAGAATAATGCTCATGAAACGACAACTGTTGTCCAGgagcaaacatgtcatccaccTGATGGTGTTTCTGGTCaggataaaaaattaattgaacaGCTGGATAATTTTGCCCAAGCCAAGCAGATAACAGGTTCATCAACAATGCAAGAAAATGCTGCCAGATTGCCAG GGAATGCCTCAGGGAAAACTCAAAATACTGGTGTGTGTGAGAAGCAACCCGTGCCAGTTGAGGTTTTGTCTGAAAATGTTTTGTCAAAACCGAAACTTAGTGAGCTTTGGAATAGCCCAGGTGGGGTTGTTCCAAGTGTAACTCTATCAAGTAATACTGTTGTTGAGACGATAAAAAGCTATAGTTCAGAGGATAAAAGCCATCCGGTGGTGTCAGCTTCGAATGCTGCAGCTCCAGTTTTTGGTCTTCCAGCTGATTCCTTCTCTAGCTCTCCTTCCATGGAAGGCCTCAGTATGACAGTGCCTAATGTTGCTGCCAAGATTGCTCCTAATCCTGAGTCAACTGCTTCTTATGCTTATGTTGCCCCAGCCTCTCAATCTATCCCTCCTTGCCCTTCTGAACCTATGCAAAACAAAAGGCAAGGTCGTAAGACTCCAGCCAGAGTAGAGGCAACCCGGCGTAGAGGAAAGAAACATTCTCTAGCAGCACCTGCTGTTCCTGATGGTTCGCTTAGTCAGGATCAAAAATCAAGTCTGCAATCACAGAATAGATCTGGGGATTCGATGGGGACTAAAGCCATTTCCCTGAGAGGTAAGCAGGGAACTGATGTGCAGGAACCAAGCGTTGTTATTCAAGCTCCAGCATGTGAAGTCCATTCACCTGGAGGTTTAACTGTTCATgatccaaaaagaaaagagcgATCAGCCAATGCTACCCCAAATAAGCAGCCAACCAGCTCATCAGCAAAGCTTGACAGTGGTTCTGGGACTTCAGATAAGACGTCTGCTTTAGGTCGAATTCAGACTGCTAATGTGAATGATGTTGCTCGTGTGATGAAGGAGGTTTTTTCAGGAACTTGCTCTCCAAAAACTCGAATTGTTGAGTCATTTGGAAGTGAAGGGAGGGATCCCCCAAAATTAGCTGTATCAAGTAAAACCTCAGTGGAGGTAACCAAAATTGAGAGGTCGGAGGATAAAGCATGTTCAGCTTTGCCAACCATGGAAAAAACACCTCCAGCTTTTGTTGAAGAGCAATTGGCGACTAAAGGTGAGGGGAAAGTCGACGAAGACAAGGCTTCTGTTGTGAGTGAGAGCCTTGTTCCCATGACCAATGGAGACCAACCTCAGAACAATTATGCTTCTGTCTCCATTGGTGAGGTGGAAGATTCAGGACAGCTTTCTAATGAAAACTCAACTTCGCCAAATAAAACAGAGAGCATTTGTGCGGCTCCTCTCAATGCTGGCCAAAAGAATGTTGATGCTTGCCCGAGAACACCTCAGGATAGTGATCTTCCTGGATTTAGCACTGGGGCCTCTAGCGATCAGGTGTATTCATCTTCGATATGTCCAGTAGAGGTGGAGCCTCCTGTTGCATTTGATAATGATTCTACTGAAAAACCAGGGTCTTCTGATGATATTAACTGCCCCGAAGGTCTTGGAGTTTTAGGAAAATCTGATGATGTTGGTGATCATCTTAGAGGCACCTCACCTATTTTGGAAACTCCAGATAACTCCGGCTTAGTAGTGGCTGCTGATGTGGTTGAGACTGAGATTGATTCTGGGAACAAAACTGAGAGTGCTGTTGAAGAATCTTCTCCTTGTGATGTCAGAAGCATTGAGTATACCACGAGTCCCATAACAGCTGATGATATTGGTGATCATTCCAGTGTGGTGGAGCATCCTGGTGTAACCAAGGGTAATTCTGAAAACAATGTAGACCCTTCTCCAAAAGAGTCTCCCAAATCTTCTCCTCTAGACATTAAAAGTCTTCAAGGTTCCACACAACTTCCTTTAAGTCGAGAATATTCCGACGTTAATAATTTTAATGTGAGTGTTTCTGATAAGTTCAACTTGCCTTCTGTTGAAGCTAAAGCTACCGAATGCTCTGGTGGAGCTATTGTAGAGGGCTTGGAACTTCCCCAAAAAGATATTAATGCTGGAGATGTTCAGGAACCAGTTGGCACTGCATCAGGTTATGGTACTCCAAAATCAGATCAGACTCCCTCTGACAAGGGTCAAACAGGTGTTCCATGTGGTGTTGGTGAAGAAGGGGAAGTTAGGTTGGAGACTGTGCACTCAGTGGTTGCATCTGCTAATGCTAATGATGCTCCGTTGCTGCCAGAAATTCAAAGTTCTGGGGCTGACTGTGCTGGGATTTGCAATATGGAAGTGGACCTAACTGAGGGTTTGTCTGAGCAGGATCCAATTAGCACCTTAGCACTACCGGAGGATTCGGAATGTCCTGAAGCTGAGATGAGTGATGCAACTGACGCATCTCAG GTTTGTGAGATTTTTCCAGAAAGAAACATATCAGGAAACAGTGATCTGCCTTCATCATTCTTGGTGACCGAGGGAAAGGAGGTTGACACCTATATGAGTCCACTTGGCAGCTCATTTGCTGTGGAGGATTCGAAACGATCCAAACCTACAATGGATGATCAAATGAATGTTCCTCTGGTTTGTGGGACTGCACCGGTGAGCATTTTAGAAGACATGGATCTGCCTCAATGTTCCTCAGCTACAGAGGGTAAAAATACTGAGAGCTCATCTGAGAAGGGTCCAGTTGGTAGCATAATGGCAATGGAAGAATCAATTGTTTCTAAACCTGAAAGGGATGATCAAACAGATGCTTTTTTGGATCATGAACCTGTGGCAGGTAACGTTTTAGAAAGTGTGGATCTGCCTATATGTCCATCAGCAGCCGAGAGTGAAAATGTTGATGGTTTATCAGAGATGGGTCCTGTTGGCAGCTCAGAAACAGTGAATGTATCAAAAGAGTTGGAAGCTGAAGAGGCTCAACAAATAGATGTTTCTGAGCACAGTGGGCTTCTACTTGCAAGTATATCAGAACATGTGATTCTGCCTTCTGTTCCCTTGGAGGAAGAGGACAAAAAGATCAGCTTTGACAAGGATCCAGTTACTAGCTCGGTTCCACTGGAGGAAAGTGATGGTTCTGAAGCTGAAATGGGTGATCAAATGGAGGCATCACAGGCTTGTCTGATTGTTCCAGAAAATACTGTGTCAGAAAACATGGATTTGCCTTCATCTTCTTTAAGAACAGAGAAAGAGGAAACTGAGGGTTTGACTGAGAAGGGTCCAGTTAGCAGCCTGGAAGAATCATTTTGTCCTGAAGCTGAGATGTGTGGTAGAGATGGTGCATCTCAG GTTTGTGGGACTTTGCCACAAGAAAATATATCAGAAAACATTGATCTGCCTTCATCAACCATGGTGGAGGAGAAAAAGGTTGAGGACTCCAATATGCGTTCAGTTGGTAGATCAGCAGCCCTGGAGGAGAAAAAGGTTGAGGACTCCAATATGTGTTCAGTTGGTAGTTCAGCAGCCCTGGAGGAATCAAAAGGATACAAAGCCGAAATGGATGATCAAATTATGGTTTCTCAGGATTGTGGCATTGTGCCAGGAAAAGCTTCAGAAAACATGGATCTGCCTCATAGTCCCTCTGCAACAGAAGTTGGAAATATTGAGGGCTTATCTGAGAAGGGTCCAGTTGGCAGCTTAGTAGCAGGGGAGGAATCAAATGACCGGATGAATGTATCCCAGGTTCCTGGGATTGTGCatggagaaaatatttctgAAGACAATAATCTGGCTTCATTTTCCAAAGTGACTGAGGAAGAAAAGGTTGAGGACTCCTCTGATATGGCTCCAGTTGCCAGCTCAGTGGCACAGGAGGAAACAAACAGATCTGAAGCTCAGGTTTGTGAGATTGTGCAAGGGGAAAATATGTCAGAAGACATTCATCTGCCTTCGTCTTCCATGGTGcgtgagagagaaaatattgagaaCTCAGAAACAGCTCCATTTTCCCGCTCAGTGGGAGTGGAGGAATCAAAATTGTCTGAGGCTGTGGTCTGTGGGCTTGTGCCAGAAAATGTTTCAAGAAATTTGGATCTGCCTCAAAGTATCTCAGCAGCAGAGGGTGAAAATACTGAGGACTTATCTGAGAAGGGTCCAATTGGCAGCTTAGTAGCAACTGGGGAAAAAAATGATTCTAAACTTGACATGGTTGATGAAATGGATGCTTCACCGGTTGATGAAACTGTGCCAgaaaatgtttcaaaaaatttGGGTCTGCCTCAAAGTATCGCAGCAGCAGAGGGTGAAGATAACGAGGGCTTGTCTGAGAAGGGTCCAATTGGCAGCTTGGTAGCAACTGAGGAAACAAATGATTCTAAACCTGACGCAGTCGATGAAATGGATGCTTCCCCGGTTGATGAAACTGTGCCAgaaaatgtttcaaaaaatttGGGTCTGTCTCAAAGTATCGCAGCAGCAGAGGGTGAAGATAACGAGGGCTTGTCTGAGAAGGGTCCAATTGGCAGCTTGGTAGCAACTGAGGAAACAAGTGATTCTAAACCTGACGCGGTCGATGAAATGGATGCTTCGCCGGTTGATAAAACTGTGTCaggaaatgttttaaaaaatttgggtCTGTCTCAAAGTATCGCAGCAGCAGAGGGTGAAAATAACGAGGGCTTGTCTGAGAAGGGTCCAATTGGCAGCTTGGTAGCAACTGAGGAAACAAATGATTCTAAACCTGATGCAGTTGATGAAATGGATGCTTCACCGGTTCATAAAACTGTGCCAGACAATGTTTCAGCGAACATGGATTTGCCTGTGTGTTCATCAGCTGCAGAAAGTGAAAAAGTTGAGAACTCATCCGAAAAG GCTCCGGCCGATAGCTCAGAAGAAGTGGATAAGTCAAAATTTTCCAAAGCTGATGGGGTATAA